A single region of the Bacillus cereus genome encodes:
- the buk gene encoding butyrate kinase has product MSLNRILVINPGSTSTKIGVFDNERPVLEETIRHDEEQIGKYKRIIDQYEFRKETILEVLHSHGINISKLNAVCGRGGLLRPIEGGTYTVNDAMLEDLKNGFSGHHASNLGGILAYEIASGLNIPAFIVDPVVVDEMEPIARISGIAGMERKSIFHALNQKAVARKVAEQLNHKYEDLNLLVTHMGGGITVGAHKKGKVIDVNNGLNGEGPFSPERAGTVPVGQLVEMCFSGEYYRDEMVKKLVGQGGLVSLIGTNDAIKVEQMVEKGDPEATLIYKAMAYQVAKEIGGASAVLHGKIDAIVLTGGLAYSKILVDEIKERVDWIADVIVHPGEDELQALAEGALRVLREEEAPKEYVVREKQTVARG; this is encoded by the coding sequence TTGTCCTTAAATCGAATTCTTGTTATTAATCCGGGTAGTACATCCACAAAAATTGGTGTTTTTGATAATGAAAGACCCGTTTTAGAAGAAACAATTCGTCATGATGAAGAACAGATTGGAAAATATAAGCGAATTATCGATCAATATGAATTTCGAAAAGAAACGATTTTAGAAGTTTTACATTCGCATGGTATTAACATTTCAAAATTAAACGCTGTTTGTGGGCGTGGTGGATTACTTCGTCCAATCGAAGGCGGTACGTACACAGTAAACGATGCAATGTTAGAAGATTTAAAAAATGGGTTCAGCGGTCATCACGCTTCAAACCTTGGAGGCATTCTAGCTTATGAAATTGCTTCTGGATTAAATATTCCTGCATTCATTGTGGATCCTGTCGTTGTAGATGAAATGGAGCCAATTGCTCGTATAAGCGGTATTGCTGGTATGGAACGTAAAAGTATTTTCCATGCATTAAACCAAAAAGCGGTTGCTCGTAAAGTGGCTGAACAATTAAATCACAAATACGAAGATTTAAATTTATTAGTTACACATATGGGTGGCGGTATTACAGTTGGTGCCCATAAAAAAGGGAAAGTTATCGATGTTAATAACGGCTTAAACGGAGAAGGACCATTTAGTCCAGAGCGTGCTGGTACAGTACCAGTAGGACAATTAGTTGAAATGTGTTTCTCTGGTGAGTATTACCGAGACGAAATGGTTAAAAAACTTGTCGGACAAGGTGGACTTGTAAGTCTAATCGGTACAAACGATGCAATTAAAGTAGAACAAATGGTTGAAAAAGGTGATCCTGAAGCAACACTTATTTATAAAGCAATGGCATATCAAGTTGCAAAAGAGATTGGCGGAGCGAGTGCTGTACTTCACGGGAAAATCGATGCAATCGTATTAACTGGTGGACTTGCATACAGTAAAATTCTTGTCGATGAAATAAAAGAACGTGTTGACTGGATTGCAGATGTTATTGTGCATCCAGGAGAAGATGAGTTACAAGCGTTAGCAGAAGGAGCACTTCGTGTATTACGTGAAGAAGAAGCGCCGAAAGAGTATGTTGTAAGAGAAAAACAAACAGTAGCTAGGGGTTGA
- a CDS encoding DUF2627 domain-containing protein, whose product MQRYLALLLALIPISLAVLGIKLMRDTVFGILFSPIPILWLQFLIGALCFALGFYIFGGFVLHRDRKRNKVQARFRR is encoded by the coding sequence ATGCAGCGTTACCTCGCTCTATTATTAGCACTCATCCCCATTTCATTAGCCGTGCTTGGTATTAAACTAATGAGAGATACTGTATTTGGGATTTTGTTCTCCCCAATCCCTATATTGTGGTTACAATTTTTAATCGGCGCTCTTTGCTTTGCACTCGGGTTTTATATCTTCGGCGGCTTCGTCTTACACAGGGATCGTAAGAGAAATAAAGTACAAGCACGCTTCAGAAGATAA
- the yqiS gene encoding phosphate butyryltransferase, producing MKLEHLIDQAAGQPKKTVAVAVAEDHEVIEAVAKAIQLQLAQFRLYGNQEKIMGMLQEHGLQTSEHIEVIAATSSAEAAELSVKAVRNGEADVLMKGNIPTANILKAVLNKEWGLRKGSVLSHVAAFEVPNYDHLIFVTDAAMNIAPDVTQKAAIIQNTVEVARAIGIDLPKVAPIAAVEVVNPAMQATIDAAMLTQMNRRGQIKNCVVDGPLALDNAVSQIAAEHKGIVSDVAGKADILLVPTIEAGNVLYKSLVYFANAKVGAMIAGAKAPIVLTSRADSAETKVYSLALAVATASK from the coding sequence ATGAAGTTAGAACATTTAATTGATCAAGCGGCAGGACAGCCTAAAAAAACTGTGGCTGTAGCAGTAGCTGAAGATCATGAAGTAATTGAAGCTGTAGCGAAGGCAATTCAACTACAGCTAGCTCAATTTCGTCTATATGGAAATCAAGAAAAAATAATGGGGATGCTACAAGAGCACGGATTACAAACTTCAGAACATATTGAAGTGATTGCAGCAACGTCAAGTGCTGAGGCTGCAGAACTTTCTGTTAAAGCTGTAAGAAATGGCGAAGCAGATGTGCTTATGAAGGGGAACATCCCAACTGCAAATATTTTGAAAGCCGTATTAAATAAAGAGTGGGGACTTCGTAAGGGCAGCGTACTTTCACACGTTGCAGCGTTTGAAGTTCCAAATTACGATCATCTTATTTTTGTTACAGATGCAGCGATGAACATTGCACCTGATGTAACACAAAAAGCTGCTATTATACAAAATACTGTAGAAGTTGCCCGGGCAATAGGAATAGATTTGCCGAAGGTAGCGCCAATTGCAGCGGTAGAGGTTGTTAATCCTGCGATGCAAGCGACAATTGATGCAGCGATGTTAACTCAAATGAATCGCCGCGGACAAATTAAAAATTGTGTCGTTGATGGACCACTTGCTTTAGATAATGCAGTATCACAAATTGCAGCAGAACATAAAGGCATAGTAAGTGATGTAGCAGGTAAGGCAGACATTTTACTCGTCCCAACGATTGAAGCTGGAAATGTGCTATATAAATCACTCGTCTATTTTGCAAATGCAAAGGTAGGGGCGATGATTGCAGGCGCTAAAGCACCGATTGTTTTAACATCACGTGCTGATTCAGCAGAAACAAAAGTATATTCATTAGCATTGGCAGTTGCGACTGCTTCAAAATAA
- a CDS encoding YycC family protein encodes MRPLQISPDTAVRLSKALGVPLEQLMHMPQHILIQKLVELEKQNKNEE; translated from the coding sequence ATGAGACCATTACAAATTTCTCCAGACACTGCAGTCCGCCTATCAAAAGCGTTAGGTGTTCCACTTGAACAACTTATGCATATGCCACAGCATATTTTAATCCAAAAGTTAGTTGAATTAGAAAAACAAAATAAAAACGAAGAATAA
- the spo0A gene encoding sporulation transcription factor Spo0A — MEKIKVCLVDDNKELVSMLESYVAAQDDMEVIGTAYNGQECLNLLTDKQPDVLVLDIIMPHLDGLAVLEKMRHIERLRQPSVIMLTAFGQEDVTKKAVDLGASYFILKPFDMENLTSHIRQVSGKANATIKRPLPSFRSATTIDGKPKNLDASITSIIHEIGVPAHIKGYMYLREAISMVYNDIELLGSITKVLYPDIAKKYNTTASRVERAIRHAIEVAWSRGNIDSISSLFGYTVSMSKAKPTNSEFIAMVADKLRLEHKAS, encoded by the coding sequence GTGGAGAAAATTAAAGTATGTCTTGTGGATGATAATAAAGAATTGGTATCAATGCTAGAGAGCTATGTTGCTGCTCAGGATGATATGGAAGTAATCGGAACTGCTTACAATGGTCAAGAATGTTTAAACTTATTGACAGACAAGCAGCCTGATGTACTCGTTTTAGACATTATTATGCCACATTTAGATGGTCTAGCTGTGCTAGAGAAAATGCGACATATTGAAAGGTTAAGACAACCTAGCGTTATTATGTTGACAGCGTTTGGACAAGAAGATGTGACGAAAAAAGCGGTTGATTTAGGTGCATCATATTTCATATTAAAACCATTTGATATGGAGAATTTAACGAGTCATATTCGTCAAGTGAGTGGTAAAGCAAATGCTACCATTAAACGTCCATTACCATCTTTCCGATCAGCAACAACGATCGATGGAAAACCGAAAAACTTAGATGCGAGTATTACAAGTATCATTCATGAAATTGGTGTACCCGCTCATATTAAAGGGTACATGTACTTACGAGAAGCAATCTCTATGGTGTACAATGATATCGAATTACTAGGATCTATTACGAAAGTATTATATCCAGATATCGCAAAGAAATATAATACAACAGCAAGTCGTGTCGAGCGCGCAATCCGTCACGCAATTGAAGTGGCTTGGAGCCGTGGGAATATTGATTCTATTTCGTCCTTATTTGGTTATACTGTATCGATGTCAAAAGCAAAACCTACGAATTCCGAGTTTATCGCAATGGTTGCGGATAAGCTAAGACTTGAACATAAGGCTTCTTAA
- the spoIVB gene encoding SpoIVB peptidase: MNKLKLERFRKIIGLCLLVSLVFIGCFKPLRTFISSPKQLVVFEGQQSEIASLPVFKASSTNRNVFTVSSNEQELMVNSHQNGEADMVFQLAGFPVKKVNVKVLKDFKVIPGGQSIGVKLNTKGVLVVGHHLIQTEKGKVSPGETAGVQIGDMITAINGKTIERMSDVAPFIHNSGETGEPLNLVLLRDGKYIRTKLTPQKDSGESSYRIGLYIRDSAAGIGTMTFVHPGSMKYGALGHVISDNDTKKPIQVEDGQIMRSTVTSIERGSHGNPGEKLARFSPDREVIGNITVNSPYGIFGKLNTNMTNGIMDKAMPIALSHQVKEGPAKILTVIDQDKVEAFDIEVVSTVPQKFPATKGMVIKVTDKRLLAKTGGIVQGMSGSPIVQNGKVIGAVTHVFVNDPTSGYGVHIEWMLHEAGINIYDQEKKAS; encoded by the coding sequence GTGAACAAATTGAAATTAGAAAGATTTCGAAAAATAATAGGTCTTTGTCTCCTTGTTTCTTTAGTTTTTATTGGATGTTTTAAACCGCTTCGAACGTTTATTTCATCCCCGAAACAACTTGTTGTTTTTGAAGGACAACAATCAGAAATAGCATCATTACCAGTTTTTAAGGCTTCATCTACAAATCGTAATGTATTTACAGTAAGTTCAAATGAACAAGAGCTTATGGTGAATTCTCACCAAAATGGTGAAGCTGATATGGTGTTTCAACTCGCTGGTTTTCCAGTGAAAAAAGTAAATGTAAAAGTATTGAAAGATTTTAAAGTTATCCCCGGTGGACAATCGATTGGTGTGAAATTGAACACAAAAGGTGTACTTGTTGTAGGCCATCATTTAATTCAAACTGAAAAGGGTAAAGTATCTCCTGGTGAAACAGCTGGTGTACAGATTGGGGATATGATTACTGCAATTAATGGGAAAACAATTGAAAGAATGAGTGATGTAGCACCATTTATTCATAATAGTGGAGAAACAGGTGAACCGCTTAATCTTGTTTTGCTAAGAGATGGAAAATACATTCGCACTAAGTTAACACCACAAAAAGACAGCGGGGAATCGTCTTATCGTATTGGTTTATATATTCGTGACTCGGCAGCTGGAATTGGAACAATGACATTTGTTCATCCGGGTTCCATGAAATACGGGGCACTTGGTCATGTCATTTCTGATAATGATACAAAAAAACCAATTCAAGTAGAAGATGGACAAATTATGCGCTCGACCGTAACCTCTATTGAAAGAGGGAGTCACGGGAATCCAGGAGAAAAATTAGCAAGATTTTCACCGGATCGTGAAGTGATTGGTAATATTACAGTAAATAGCCCGTATGGTATTTTCGGGAAATTAAATACAAATATGACAAACGGCATAATGGATAAAGCAATGCCTATCGCATTATCCCATCAAGTAAAAGAAGGACCAGCGAAAATATTAACAGTTATTGATCAAGATAAAGTTGAGGCGTTTGATATTGAAGTTGTTAGTACGGTACCGCAAAAGTTCCCAGCTACAAAAGGTATGGTTATAAAAGTGACAGACAAACGTTTACTAGCAAAAACGGGTGGTATTGTACAAGGGATGAGTGGAAGTCCGATTGTACAAAATGGGAAAGTAATTGGTGCTGTTACACATGTATTTGTAAATGATCCAACGTCAGGATACGGTGTTCATATTGAATGGATGTTACATGAGGCTGGAATTAATATTTATGATCAAGAGAAAAAAGCGAGCTAA
- the lpdA gene encoding dihydrolipoyl dehydrogenase produces the protein MAREYDLVIVGGGTGGYVAAIRASQLGLKTALVEKENLGGTCLHKGCIPSKALLRSAEVYATAKKSEEFGVIASNVELNFAKVQERKEKIVTQLHKGVQHLMKQGKIDVFEGIGRILGPSIFSPMPGTISVELASGEENEMLIPKNVLVATGSRPNSLPGLELDGEYVMSSDHALKMETLPSSIIIVGGGVIGIEWASMLADFGVEVTVLEYAKTILPLEDQDVSKEMQRLFKKKGIKVVTGAKVLPETLVKDNGVTIQAEHNGENKEFKAEKMLVSVGRQANTQNIGLENTDIVVEKGYIQTNEFYQTKESHIYAIGDVIGGLQLAHVASHEGIVAVEHIAGKEVTPIDYSMVSKCVYSSPEVASVGLTEQEAKEKGYKLKVGKFSFRAIGKALVYGESDGFVKLVVDEETNDILGVHMIGPHVTDMISEAGLARVLDATPWEVAHTIHPHPSLSEAIGEAALAVDGKALHA, from the coding sequence ATGGCAAGAGAATATGATTTAGTCATCGTTGGCGGCGGTACAGGTGGATATGTTGCTGCTATTCGCGCATCACAACTAGGATTAAAAACAGCACTTGTTGAAAAAGAAAATCTTGGTGGTACTTGTTTGCACAAAGGATGTATTCCTAGTAAAGCTCTTTTACGTAGTGCAGAAGTATACGCAACTGCTAAAAAAAGTGAAGAGTTCGGAGTTATTGCAAGTAATGTAGAACTGAACTTTGCAAAAGTACAAGAGCGTAAAGAGAAGATTGTAACGCAGCTCCATAAAGGCGTTCAACATTTAATGAAACAAGGTAAAATTGATGTGTTTGAAGGTATTGGCCGTATTCTTGGCCCATCTATTTTCTCTCCGATGCCAGGGACAATTTCAGTTGAACTTGCAAGTGGAGAAGAGAATGAAATGTTAATTCCAAAAAATGTACTTGTTGCAACAGGTTCTCGTCCAAATTCATTACCAGGTTTAGAATTAGACGGAGAGTACGTAATGTCTTCAGATCATGCCCTGAAAATGGAAACGCTTCCTAGCTCGATTATTATCGTTGGTGGCGGTGTAATCGGTATTGAGTGGGCATCGATGCTTGCTGACTTCGGTGTAGAAGTTACAGTGTTAGAGTATGCGAAAACTATTTTACCACTAGAAGATCAGGATGTTTCAAAAGAAATGCAACGTCTGTTCAAGAAAAAAGGTATTAAAGTGGTGACTGGTGCAAAAGTATTACCAGAAACATTGGTAAAAGATAATGGAGTAACAATTCAAGCTGAACATAACGGTGAGAATAAAGAATTTAAAGCAGAAAAAATGCTTGTATCTGTAGGAAGACAAGCCAATACGCAAAATATTGGTTTAGAGAATACGGATATCGTTGTGGAAAAAGGATACATTCAAACAAATGAGTTTTATCAAACGAAAGAATCTCATATTTACGCAATTGGAGATGTAATCGGTGGCTTACAACTTGCTCACGTTGCTTCTCATGAAGGAATTGTTGCAGTAGAACATATTGCAGGGAAAGAAGTTACACCAATTGATTACTCTATGGTATCAAAATGCGTATATAGCAGTCCAGAAGTTGCTTCTGTTGGTTTAACAGAACAAGAAGCGAAAGAAAAAGGCTATAAGTTAAAAGTAGGTAAGTTCTCATTCCGCGCAATCGGAAAAGCACTTGTATACGGAGAATCAGATGGATTTGTAAAACTTGTAGTTGATGAAGAAACAAATGACATTCTTGGTGTTCATATGATTGGACCACATGTAACAGATATGATTTCTGAAGCTGGTCTTGCAAGAGTACTTGATGCAACACCTTGGGAAGTAGCACATACAATTCATCCGCATCCATCATTATCTGAGGCGATTGGTGAAGCAGCACTAGCTGTAGATGGAAAAGCGTTACACGCATAA
- a CDS encoding leucine dehydrogenase, with protein sequence MTLEIFEYLEKYDYEQVVFCQDKESGLKAIIAIHDTTLGPALGGTRMWTYDSEEAAIEDALRLAKGMTYKNAAAGLNLGGAKTVIIGDPRKDKSEAMFRALGRYIQGLNGRYITAEDVGTTVDDMDIIHEETDFVTGISPSFGSSGNPSPVTAYGVYRGMKAAAKEAFGTDSLEGKVISVQGVGNVAYHLCKHLHAEGAKLIVTDINKEAVQRAVEEFGATAVEPNEIYGVECDIYAPCALGATVNDETIPQLKAKVIAGSANNQLKEDRHGDIIHEMGIVYAPDYVINAGGVINVADELYGYNRERALKRVESIYDTIAKVIEISKRDGIATYVAADRLAEERIASLKNTRSTYLRNGHDIISRR encoded by the coding sequence ATGACATTAGAAATCTTCGAATACTTAGAAAAATATGATTATGAGCAAGTGGTATTTTGTCAAGATAAAGAATCTGGTTTAAAAGCAATCATTGCAATCCATGATACAACACTTGGACCAGCTCTTGGTGGAACAAGAATGTGGACATATGATTCTGAAGAAGCGGCGATTGAAGATGCATTGCGTCTTGCAAAAGGGATGACATACAAAAATGCAGCAGCTGGTTTAAACTTAGGTGGTGCAAAAACAGTAATTATCGGTGATCCACGTAAAGATAAAAGCGAAGCGATGTTCCGTGCATTAGGACGCTACATTCAAGGACTAAACGGACGTTACATTACAGCTGAAGATGTTGGTACAACAGTAGATGATATGGATATTATCCACGAAGAAACTGACTTTGTAACAGGTATTTCACCTTCATTCGGTTCTTCTGGTAACCCATCTCCAGTAACTGCATACGGTGTTTACCGTGGTATGAAAGCAGCTGCAAAAGAAGCGTTCGGTACAGATAGTCTAGAAGGAAAAGTAATTTCTGTTCAAGGTGTTGGTAACGTAGCATATCACCTATGCAAACATTTACACGCTGAAGGAGCAAAATTAATCGTTACAGATATTAATAAAGAAGCTGTACAACGTGCAGTAGAAGAATTCGGTGCAACAGCGGTTGAGCCAAATGAAATTTACGGTGTTGAATGTGATATTTACGCACCATGTGCATTAGGCGCAACAGTTAATGATGAAACTATTCCACAACTTAAAGCAAAAGTAATCGCAGGTTCTGCAAATAACCAATTAAAAGAAGATCGTCACGGCGACATCATTCATGAAATGGGTATTGTATACGCACCAGACTATGTTATTAATGCAGGTGGTGTAATTAACGTAGCAGACGAGTTATATGGATACAATAGAGAACGTGCCTTAAAACGTGTTGAGTCTATTTATGACACAATTGCAAAAGTAATCGAAATTTCAAAACGCGATGGCATAGCAACTTATGTAGCAGCAGATCGTCTAGCTGAAGAGCGCATTGCAAGCTTGAAAAACACTCGTAGCACATACTTACGCAACGGTCACGACATTATTAGCCGTCGCTAA
- a CDS encoding sigma-54 interaction domain-containing protein — translation MKQKVLIVGAGEGGSTLLNLLQSSNIFQIIGIIDINPIAKGLQMAKEYGVTIGESVTSFLSMHIDVMFDMTGDDDLHKDLLMKKHKDTLLIPGDIAKIVTRLAHEKEGLIGQLEEQTQQGELILNSTHDGMIVIDREGKVRLFNKSAERIIGYKKEEAVGKYILEVIPTSKLLRIIRTKQIEVNHELTLENDKKIITTRIPILKEGGEVQGAFAIFKDITEVVDLAEEVTDLKEIQTLLEAIINSSEEAISVVDEKGRGLVINPAYTKLTGLTEEDILGQPATTDIVEGESMHMKVLRTRRAVRGIHMKIGQKKRDVIVNVAPVIVDGILKGSVGVIRDVSEIQKLTNELNRARQIIRTLEAKYSFDDIVGKSDETTAAIEQAKLGANTPATVLLRGESGTGKELFAHAIHNGSNRKYNKFVRVNCAAISETLLESELFGYEEGAFSGAKRGGKRGFFEEANNGSIFLDEIGELSANTQAKLLRVLQEKEIVKVGGTKAIPINVRVIAATHVNLEKAILEGKFREDLYYRLNKIPIQIPSLRQRKGDIPAIAERLIQKINQDYGRNVEGLTDSAVSYLQSYEWPGNVRELENILGRAIIFMNYNEIYIDVHHLPLLHKEEQVETKQNNLLPELEEKALEHLVTEFEGNIIREYLEKFEGNKTKTAKALGISVRNLYYKLEKHDCAKNSMQ, via the coding sequence ATGAAACAAAAAGTTTTAATTGTTGGTGCAGGTGAAGGTGGCAGTACACTGCTGAATCTGTTACAAAGTTCGAATATATTTCAAATTATAGGGATTATTGATATAAATCCGATTGCAAAAGGATTACAAATGGCTAAGGAATACGGGGTTACAATTGGAGAGAGCGTAACGTCGTTTCTTTCTATGCATATTGATGTAATGTTTGATATGACAGGTGACGATGATTTACATAAAGATTTATTAATGAAAAAGCATAAAGATACTCTTCTTATACCAGGGGATATTGCGAAAATTGTTACGAGATTAGCGCATGAGAAGGAAGGTTTGATTGGGCAGTTAGAGGAACAAACGCAACAAGGAGAATTAATTTTAAATTCTACACATGACGGTATGATTGTTATTGATCGAGAGGGAAAAGTCCGTCTGTTTAATAAAAGCGCAGAGCGTATTATCGGATATAAAAAAGAAGAAGCGGTAGGGAAATATATTTTAGAAGTTATTCCAACGAGTAAGTTGCTCCGTATTATACGTACGAAACAAATAGAAGTGAACCATGAACTGACGTTAGAAAATGACAAGAAGATCATTACAACGCGTATACCAATATTAAAAGAAGGCGGAGAGGTTCAAGGGGCATTTGCGATTTTTAAAGATATTACAGAAGTTGTAGATTTAGCGGAAGAAGTTACAGACTTAAAAGAAATTCAAACGCTACTCGAGGCGATCATTAACTCATCTGAAGAAGCGATTTCGGTTGTCGATGAGAAAGGAAGGGGGTTAGTTATAAACCCTGCATATACGAAGCTAACAGGTTTGACGGAAGAAGATATTCTCGGGCAGCCAGCTACAACTGATATTGTAGAAGGTGAAAGTATGCATATGAAAGTACTTCGGACACGCCGAGCGGTACGAGGAATACATATGAAGATTGGGCAAAAGAAGCGCGACGTAATTGTAAACGTAGCACCAGTTATTGTAGATGGAATATTGAAAGGTAGCGTCGGGGTAATTCGTGACGTATCAGAAATTCAAAAATTAACAAATGAATTAAATAGAGCAAGACAAATCATCCGAACATTAGAAGCGAAATATTCATTTGATGATATAGTCGGGAAGTCAGATGAAACAACAGCAGCTATTGAACAAGCAAAACTTGGAGCGAATACACCAGCAACGGTACTACTTAGAGGGGAATCAGGGACAGGGAAAGAGTTGTTTGCACACGCTATTCATAATGGTAGTAATCGAAAATACAATAAGTTCGTCAGAGTAAACTGTGCTGCTATTTCCGAGACGTTATTAGAAAGTGAATTATTCGGTTATGAGGAAGGTGCGTTCTCGGGAGCGAAAAGAGGCGGGAAACGAGGGTTCTTTGAAGAAGCGAACAATGGAAGTATTTTTTTAGATGAAATTGGAGAATTATCTGCAAATACGCAAGCAAAGCTCCTTCGAGTACTGCAGGAAAAAGAGATTGTGAAAGTAGGTGGAACGAAAGCGATACCTATTAATGTTCGAGTAATTGCAGCGACGCATGTGAATTTAGAAAAAGCAATTTTAGAAGGAAAGTTCCGAGAAGATTTATATTACCGCTTAAATAAAATTCCGATTCAAATCCCTTCTCTTCGTCAGCGCAAAGGAGATATACCAGCGATTGCAGAAAGGTTAATTCAAAAAATTAACCAAGATTATGGCCGGAATGTAGAAGGGCTCACCGATTCAGCTGTTTCGTATTTACAATCATATGAATGGCCAGGAAATGTTAGGGAACTTGAAAATATTCTAGGGCGAGCAATTATTTTTATGAATTATAACGAGATATACATTGATGTACATCATTTACCCCTATTACATAAAGAAGAACAAGTGGAGACGAAACAAAATAATTTATTACCTGAATTAGAGGAGAAGGCCCTTGAACACTTAGTGACAGAATTTGAGGGGAATATTATACGTGAATATTTGGAGAAATTTGAGGGGAACAAAACGAAAACTGCAAAAGCGTTAGGGATTTCAGTTCGAAACTTATATTACAAGCTAGAAAAGCACGACTGTGCAAAAAATAGCATGCAATAA
- a CDS encoding glycerophosphodiester phosphodiesterase, with amino-acid sequence MTLIFAHRGAAGTYPENTMISFEAAEAFGADGIELDVQFTKDRKVVVIHDETVDRTTNGKGAVRNYLYEDLCKLDASYKFGDKVGFCKIPLLEEVLEWLAKTKLLLNIELKNNKIPYRGLEEEVITLVRKFSLEDRIVFSSFNHYSMKRCHMMAPDIQTAILYREGLHSPWAYAKKMGATAVHPNYRYLQDAIAELTMESGVEVRPYTINEETLMRKYFDMNISAIITDYPETARTLLPIKK; translated from the coding sequence ATGACTCTTATATTTGCACATCGTGGTGCAGCGGGAACGTATCCGGAAAATACAATGATTTCATTTGAAGCGGCGGAGGCTTTTGGAGCAGATGGAATTGAACTCGATGTTCAATTCACGAAAGATCGAAAAGTTGTCGTCATTCATGATGAAACGGTGGATCGGACAACAAATGGAAAAGGTGCGGTTCGAAATTATTTATATGAGGATTTATGTAAGTTGGATGCGAGTTATAAATTCGGTGACAAAGTAGGTTTTTGCAAAATACCTCTTCTAGAAGAGGTGTTAGAATGGCTCGCAAAAACGAAATTGCTACTCAATATTGAACTGAAAAATAATAAAATCCCATACAGAGGTTTAGAAGAAGAGGTTATAACACTTGTACGTAAGTTTAGTCTAGAGGATCGGATTGTGTTTTCTTCTTTTAATCACTACAGTATGAAGCGGTGTCATATGATGGCTCCTGATATTCAAACAGCTATTTTGTATCGTGAAGGTTTGCATAGCCCGTGGGCATATGCAAAAAAGATGGGTGCTACTGCAGTACATCCGAATTATCGTTATCTTCAAGATGCTATCGCTGAATTAACGATGGAAAGTGGTGTGGAGGTTCGTCCTTACACGATAAATGAAGAAACGCTTATGCGTAAATATTTTGATATGAATATATCGGCGATTATTACTGATTATCCTGAAACAGCAAGAACTTTATTACCGATAAAAAAATGA